The DNA window GAGGCTTGCTGCCCGCCACAGACACAGATCATCGTGAGTGCCAACCAGCCTCTGCGCATGCCCTACCCTTTTTCCGTTAGCGGTATCATTCAGATCCGCCCGTTTAGAGAGGCGATGTTAGGGGAGTCTGCCCGCCGCCACAGCAGGGACCAAGGTCCCAGTAGTTGGCAGCAGCAAGGGGGCGATAAAACACTGGAATCTGACGGCGCCATGACAGGACGCCCCCGGACAGGATGCCGGGACGATCACAGGAGATGGAAGCAGGTGCCGGGCAAATTTGAGACAGGCTTGCTGCCACCCCTGGCCATCACCGTGATGGGGGTAAGCGGCAGCGGCAAATCGACGCTCGGCGCGCTGCTGGCCAAGCAACTGGGCTGCGCCTTTCTTGAGGGCGACAGTTTTCATTCCACGCAGAATGTCGAGAAAATGCGCCATGGCATCCCCTTGACCGATGCCGATCGCTGGCCCTGGCTGGATGATCTGGGGGCGGCCATGGGCGAGGCGGTTGGCCGCGATGGGCTGGTGGTGGCGGCCTGCTCGGCCTTGCGGCGGAGCTATCGCGAAAGGCTGGCAACCGGCGCGCATCAGCCGATGGTCTTCATCCTGCTGAACACCACCGCCACGGAACTGGCGCGGCGGATGGAAGGGCGGCCTGACCATTACATGCCGCCCAGTCTGCTCAACAGCCAATTGGCCACGCTGGAAATGCCGGAGCCGGACGAGACAGCGCTGGTCCTCGATGCCAGCGCCTGCCCGGAAGACCTTGGCCATCAGGCGATGGCGTGGCTAACATGCAGAAATTCAGTCCTCAGACACACATAACACGGCCCAGGCTGCTGCCATTGAGGTGCTCATGACCCGCTTTCTGCTCATGCTCACAGCGATTTTCACCGCGATCCTGCCAACAGGCGCCATGGCCGAATCGCAATATCGCATTCTGGTGTTCGCGATCCCGAACAAGTACCATTATGAATATATCCCCGTCGCCAGGGACAGTCTGGAACATCTGGCCAAGCTGCATGAGTTCAGCATGGTCTGGACCAACCAGCCCACCGCTTTCGAGGGCGATCTGAAGCAATATGCCGCGGTGATGTTCCTCAACACCCCCGGCGAGGAACTCAACGACAAGCAGCGCGCCGCTTTCGAGGACTATATGCGCGGCGGCGGCAATGCGATCGTGGTGCATCGCGCGCTGATCATGCCCAAGCATGACTGGCCGTGGTATGAAAAGATGGTCGGCCGCAATTTCGTGATCCACCCCATGCTGCAGACCGGCGTGGTGACGGTGGAGGACAGCAGCTTTCCCGCCACCTTCGGCCTGCCCGCCCGCTGGATCTGGAGCGATGAGTTCTACGTCACGACCAATCCCCATGCGATCCCCATCCACACGGTGCTCGGCATCGATGAGAGCAGCTATGACCCCACCCGCATCTGGCCGGGACAGACCGCCGGTCCGATGGGGCGTGACCATCCCCTCGCCTGGTACCACAGTTGGGAAAAGGGCCGCGTCTTCGTGACCGCGCTGGGCCATAATGTGGAGATGTACCGCGATCCGCAGTACCTCTCCCATCTGATGGGCGGCATCTATTGGGCCGCGACGGGGCTGGGCCAGAAGAAATAACCGCCTGCCGGGCCCCCACATCACTGCGGTTGCTCTCGTCATCATTCGGGCTTTTCGGCTGAATTTTCCGTGGATTGAGGCGATTGCCATGGCCACCTCGAAGATGCCACTATCCCAGCACCTTCCTCTTGCTCGCCGCGTCAACACCGGAGACACATCATGACGACATCCGCGCCGATCCGCTGGGGCATCCTGGGGCCCGGCCGCATTGCCCGAGCCTTTCGGGATGGCGCGGCAGGCTCTGCTTCGGGCGTTATCGCGGCGGTTGCCTCGCGCCATCCCGATGCGGCGGAACTGGCCCACAGCTTCCCCGGTGCCCGCGTGATCGCCGGATATGATGCCTTGCTGGCCGACAGGGATATCGACGCGGTCTATGTCGCCACGCCTCACCCGCTTCACAAGGAGTGGGCTCTGGCCGCGATGGCCCATGGCAAGCATGTGTTGTGCGAAAAGCCGATGAGCATGTCCCTGCCCGAGGTTCAGGCCATGTTCGACGCAGCGCGCAAGGCCGGAACCTTCCTCGGCGAAGCCTATATGTATCGCTTTCATCCGCTGATCTCGCGCATCCTTGAGCTTGTCCGCGCTGGCGCCATCGGGGATGTTCGCCTGATCCAGTCGAGCTTCGGCTTTGCCGCCGGCCACACCGGCCCCGGCGATCGCCTCTTCTCCCCGGAGCTGGGCGGCGGCGCGATCCTCGATATCGGCGGCTATCCGGCCTCGATGGCCGCCTTGCTCGCTGGATGCGTGGGGCCGG is part of the Novosphingobium sp. genome and encodes:
- a CDS encoding Gfo/Idh/MocA family oxidoreductase — its product is MTTSAPIRWGILGPGRIARAFRDGAAGSASGVIAAVASRHPDAAELAHSFPGARVIAGYDALLADRDIDAVYVATPHPLHKEWALAAMAHGKHVLCEKPMSMSLPEVQAMFDAARKAGTFLGEAYMYRFHPLISRILELVRAGAIGDVRLIQSSFGFAAGHTGPGDRLFSPELGGGAILDIGGYPASMAALLAGCVGPDEQMVEPEHLEAMAHIGETGVDEWSCAILRFPGDILATLSCSITLDQDNVLRIMGTKGRLEVDEFWFGSGKDGGVKAIRLFTSDGRLESIPLAEARNLYSFQFEAANQAIRAGAEEFPSPGMTARDSIITAKILDRWRNAIGR
- a CDS encoding ThuA domain-containing protein, translating into MTRFLLMLTAIFTAILPTGAMAESQYRILVFAIPNKYHYEYIPVARDSLEHLAKLHEFSMVWTNQPTAFEGDLKQYAAVMFLNTPGEELNDKQRAAFEDYMRGGGNAIVVHRALIMPKHDWPWYEKMVGRNFVIHPMLQTGVVTVEDSSFPATFGLPARWIWSDEFYVTTNPHAIPIHTVLGIDESSYDPTRIWPGQTAGPMGRDHPLAWYHSWEKGRVFVTALGHNVEMYRDPQYLSHLMGGIYWAATGLGQKK
- a CDS encoding gluconokinase; this encodes MLPPLAITVMGVSGSGKSTLGALLAKQLGCAFLEGDSFHSTQNVEKMRHGIPLTDADRWPWLDDLGAAMGEAVGRDGLVVAACSALRRSYRERLATGAHQPMVFILLNTTATELARRMEGRPDHYMPPSLLNSQLATLEMPEPDETALVLDASACPEDLGHQAMAWLTCRNSVLRHT